One stretch of Vogesella indigofera DNA includes these proteins:
- a CDS encoding Na/Pi cotransporter family protein, with the protein MSAAGKYCAGSTRRSRPEPGPAVAGPSQRRQGVSEVRMFTVLLHLAGGVALLTWGLHMVESGIMRAWGAGLRQVIAGSLSNRFKAFFAGMGVTAVLQSSTATGLIASAFAGRKLMTPVTGLAIMLGANVGSTLIVQAFSLDLSWLSPACLIIGMAMFERGKGSQHGNVGRALIGIGLMLLALALLVSTMHQAESAPAVRSILGLLSGQPLLTAAIAAVLTWAAHSSTPVVLLVMSLAGSHAMPLDSALAMVLGANIGSALNPYIEGTKGEDNLRKRLPTGNLLLRGGICLLLLPFVTVLASLLQASSNDAGQLIAYVHTLLNLAIALLFIGLLDPLASTLERLLPDNREAESPDAPRYLDPSAIASPSLALACATREALHMGDVVGDMLRRSLPTLLQGDRRAVSDVMRRDDAVDSLHEAIKLYVTEVTREGLEPAEARRAMSIMSFVINMEHIGDIVDKNLMELASKKIKSKLCFSAEGATELQALHEQVLESFQRAQAAFVSSCVKTAERILDDKVIVRDLEREGADNHLLRLRDGRPESILSSSLHLDVLRDLKRIHSHICATAYPILEQQAPYPNRHPFTENTAC; encoded by the coding sequence GTGAGCGCGGCTGGCAAGTACTGCGCTGGCAGCACGCGGCGCAGCAGGCCTGAACCCGGCCCCGCCGTGGCGGGGCCATCGCAGCGCCGGCAAGGCGTAAGCGAGGTACGCATGTTTACAGTGTTATTGCATCTTGCCGGCGGTGTCGCCCTGCTGACTTGGGGGCTGCACATGGTGGAATCGGGCATCATGCGCGCCTGGGGTGCCGGGCTGCGTCAAGTGATAGCAGGCAGTCTCAGCAACCGGTTCAAGGCGTTCTTTGCCGGCATGGGGGTTACTGCGGTCCTGCAAAGCAGCACCGCTACCGGTCTGATCGCCTCGGCCTTTGCCGGTCGCAAACTGATGACTCCAGTCACCGGACTGGCCATCATGCTGGGCGCCAATGTCGGCTCCACGCTGATCGTGCAGGCGTTTTCGCTTGACTTGAGCTGGCTGTCCCCAGCCTGCCTGATCATCGGCATGGCCATGTTCGAACGCGGCAAGGGCTCGCAACACGGCAACGTTGGCCGCGCACTGATCGGCATTGGCCTGATGTTGCTGGCGCTAGCGCTGCTGGTGAGCACCATGCACCAAGCGGAAAGCGCCCCGGCCGTACGCAGCATTCTGGGCCTACTGTCCGGCCAGCCGCTGCTCACCGCCGCCATCGCCGCAGTCCTCACTTGGGCCGCGCACTCCAGCACGCCAGTGGTACTACTGGTGATGTCGCTGGCTGGCAGTCACGCCATGCCGCTGGACAGTGCCCTGGCCATGGTGCTGGGCGCCAATATCGGCAGTGCGTTAAACCCGTATATCGAGGGCACCAAAGGCGAGGACAACCTACGCAAGCGTCTGCCCACTGGCAACCTGCTGCTGCGCGGCGGCATCTGCCTGCTGCTGCTGCCATTTGTCACCGTGCTGGCGTCGCTATTGCAAGCAAGCAGCAATGATGCCGGGCAGCTCATCGCCTATGTTCATACCCTGCTGAACCTGGCGATTGCCCTGCTGTTTATCGGTCTGCTGGACCCGTTGGCCTCAACACTGGAGCGCCTGCTGCCAGACAACCGCGAAGCCGAAAGTCCGGATGCGCCACGCTACCTGGACCCATCCGCCATTGCCTCGCCATCACTGGCGCTGGCCTGCGCCACCCGCGAAGCCCTACACATGGGCGATGTCGTAGGCGATATGCTGCGGCGCAGCCTGCCCACCCTGCTGCAAGGCGATCGTCGTGCGGTAAGCGACGTCATGCGCCGTGACGATGCGGTGGATAGCCTGCACGAGGCGATCAAGCTGTACGTTACCGAGGTCACTCGAGAAGGGCTGGAGCCAGCGGAGGCACGTCGCGCCATGTCGATCATGTCATTTGTCATCAATATGGAGCATATCGGCGACATTGTGGACAAAAACCTGATGGAGCTGGCCAGCAAGAAGATCAAGAGCAAGCTGTGCTTTTCTGCCGAAGGTGCCACCGAGTTGCAGGCGCTGCACGAACAGGTGCTGGAAAGCTTTCAGCGCGCCCAAGCCGCATTTGTTTCGAGCTGTGTCAAAACCGCCGAGCGTATTCTGGACGACAAGGTCATCGTGCGCGATCTGGAGCGCGAAGGAGCCGACAACCATTTGCTGCGTCTGCGCGATGGCCGCCCGGAAAGCATTCTGTCCAGCTCGCTGCACCTGGATGTACTGCGCGATCTAAAACGAATCCACTCGCACATCTGTGCAACAGCCTACCCCATTCTGGAGCAGCAAGCCCCCTACCCTAATCGACACCCTTTCACGGAGAACACAGCATGTTAA
- a CDS encoding ABC transporter permease, translating to MRADIYHRSVVAMLILLLTVPVLATLLYSLSEHWGATILPDDLSLAWYLQLWQDSAFLAAFGRSLAVCLGTLLLSTLIIVPAVFVVFYRFPALDKLMNALILIPFAVPPVVTSVGLLNIYADGPLNITGTPWILVGCYFTIALPFMYRSLANSLSSINVRDLMDAAHLLGASTPVAFMLVILPNLRKGLMASLFLAFSFLLGDFVFANLLAGSHYETLQVYLYNMRQTSGHFTSAIVMSYFLFTLFLTWLTARFSK from the coding sequence ATGCGCGCTGACATCTATCACCGCAGTGTTGTCGCCATGCTGATTCTTCTGCTGACCGTGCCGGTGCTCGCCACCTTGCTGTATTCGCTGTCTGAACACTGGGGCGCCACCATCCTGCCGGATGACCTGTCGCTGGCCTGGTATCTGCAACTGTGGCAGGACAGCGCCTTCCTGGCTGCCTTCGGTCGCTCACTGGCGGTGTGTCTGGGCACCCTGCTGCTGAGCACGCTGATCATTGTACCCGCCGTGTTCGTGGTGTTTTACCGCTTCCCGGCCTTGGACAAGCTGATGAACGCACTGATCCTGATTCCGTTCGCGGTGCCACCAGTGGTGACCTCGGTGGGCTTGTTGAACATCTATGCCGATGGCCCGCTGAACATCACCGGCACGCCATGGATCCTGGTGGGCTGCTATTTCACCATCGCCCTGCCGTTCATGTACCGCTCGCTGGCCAACAGCCTTAGCAGCATCAATGTGCGCGACCTGATGGATGCCGCCCATTTGCTGGGTGCCAGCACTCCCGTGGCCTTCATGCTGGTGATTCTGCCCAACCTGCGCAAGGGGCTGATGGCCTCGCTGTTCCTAGCGTTTTCCTTCCTGCTGGGCGACTTCGTATTCGCCAACCTGCTGGCAGGTTCCCACTACGAAACCCTGCAGGTCTACCTCTACAACATGCGTCAGACGAGCGGCCACTTCACTAGTGCCATCGTCATGAGCTACTTCCTGTTCACATTGTTCCTGACGTGGCTCACCGCCCGTTTCAGCAAATAG
- a CDS encoding HAD family hydrolase, translating to MALGIFDMDDTLVDGDSANLWLHYLVERGLAPAEMLPREAELLQAYRDGRVDMHEYMRFALIPLRGLSLDTVQGWLTLFVEQVILPRIFPQALQRLEWHRTRQDRLLVISATGEHLVSAIARRLGVADSIGIQLETHNGCYSGDTHGVLSYREGKVTRLHDWLRQENESLHDSYGYSDSLNDVPLLEAVTHRHAINPDATLHRIAGERGWQVLRWQHAAQQA from the coding sequence ATGGCACTGGGAATTTTCGATATGGACGACACCCTGGTCGACGGCGACAGTGCCAATCTGTGGCTGCATTACCTGGTGGAACGCGGTCTGGCACCGGCCGAGATGCTGCCGCGCGAGGCGGAGCTGCTGCAGGCCTACCGCGACGGCCGGGTAGACATGCACGAATACATGCGTTTCGCGCTGATTCCGCTGCGTGGCCTGAGCCTGGATACCGTGCAGGGCTGGCTGACGCTGTTTGTGGAGCAGGTGATCCTGCCACGCATTTTCCCGCAGGCACTGCAACGGCTGGAGTGGCACCGCACCCGACAGGATCGCCTGCTGGTGATCTCGGCCACCGGTGAGCACCTGGTCAGCGCCATCGCCCGCCGGCTGGGCGTGGCCGACTCCATCGGCATCCAGCTAGAGACTCACAACGGCTGTTACAGCGGCGATACCCACGGCGTACTGAGCTACCGCGAAGGCAAGGTAACCCGACTGCACGACTGGCTGCGCCAAGAGAACGAATCGCTGCATGACAGCTATGGTTACAGCGACTCGCTGAATGACGTGCCGCTGCTGGAAGCTGTGACGCATCGTCATGCCATCAACCCAGACGCCACGCTGCACCGCATTGCCGGTGAGCGCGGCTGGCAAGTACTGCGCTGGCAGCACGCGGCGCAGCAGGCCTGA
- a CDS encoding ABC transporter ATP-binding protein gives MSYVEASGLAKKYGAATIFQDINFSLQKGEFVTLLGPSGCGKSTLLRSLAGLTDIDAGCIRVGGEDITRAAPQKRGIGMVFQSYALFPNMTVEQNIAFGLKLQKLPGSEIARKVAEVIKLVALGGKEQHYPHELSGGQRQRVALARALVVEPRILLLDEPLSALDARIRKSLREQIRDIQQRLGLTTVFVTHDQEEALTMSDRIFVMDQGRIVQEGTAEMIYTRPATEFVARFMGSYNLLAPNDARHLLGLDVRGHLAIRPEAIQIFTPEQACPAHLGAPLPATIRQHQLLGNVIRYQVQAQGITLQVDQLNRRAEDLLAAGTAVNLMIDQQQMREVH, from the coding sequence ATGAGTTACGTCGAAGCTAGCGGACTGGCCAAGAAATACGGCGCCGCCACCATTTTCCAGGACATCAATTTCTCGCTGCAGAAAGGCGAGTTCGTCACCCTGCTGGGGCCTAGCGGCTGCGGCAAGTCCACGCTGCTACGCAGTCTGGCCGGACTCACCGACATCGATGCCGGCTGCATTCGTGTCGGTGGCGAGGACATTACCCGTGCTGCGCCGCAAAAACGCGGCATCGGCATGGTGTTCCAGAGCTACGCGCTGTTCCCCAACATGACGGTGGAGCAGAACATCGCCTTCGGCCTGAAGCTGCAAAAGCTGCCGGGCAGCGAGATTGCCCGCAAGGTGGCCGAAGTGATCAAGCTGGTGGCGCTAGGCGGCAAGGAGCAGCACTACCCGCACGAACTGTCTGGCGGCCAACGGCAGCGCGTGGCACTGGCACGTGCACTGGTGGTGGAGCCGCGCATCCTGCTGCTGGATGAACCTCTGTCGGCACTGGATGCGCGCATCCGCAAGTCGCTGCGCGAGCAGATCCGCGACATCCAGCAACGCCTGGGCCTGACCACGGTGTTTGTTACCCATGATCAGGAAGAAGCGCTGACCATGTCCGATCGCATCTTCGTGATGGATCAGGGCCGCATCGTGCAGGAAGGCACTGCCGAGATGATCTACACCCGCCCCGCCACCGAATTCGTGGCGCGCTTCATGGGCAGCTACAACTTGCTGGCACCAAACGACGCCCGCCACCTGCTGGGCCTGGACGTTCGGGGGCATCTGGCCATCCGGCCGGAGGCCATCCAGATCTTCACCCCGGAGCAAGCCTGCCCAGCGCACCTGGGGGCCCCGCTGCCGGCCACCATTCGCCAGCACCAACTGCTGGGCAATGTCATTCGCTACCAGGTGCAGGCTCAAGGCATCACCCTGCAGGTAGACCAACTGAACCGTCGCGCGGAAGACCTGTTGGCCGCCGGCACTGCAGTAAACCTGATGATCGATCAACAACAAATGCGGGAGGTGCACTGA